TTCTTTTCTTTTCCCTGTTCAGATAGATTTCGTCTTGTTTTAATCGGTATTTTCTCATCAGATATTTATGCACTTCGGTCAGTTCCTGAGTTTTTAATCCGGTTATGATTCCTTTGAAAAGGAGTCCATCTTCGTTCACCTCTTCGTGTGGTTTTGCCACGTTGAAGGCTTTTCTGATCAATCTCTTTCTCAGCTGAACAGAATCTTTCACAATGCTCGAGCAGTAATGAATCGTGAGCGTAGCGTTTTTCGCCCCCCATTTTGCGACGGTGAGGGCACATTCTCTACTTCCTTCTGCGGCAACGGCCGAGTCCTCTCTAAGTCTAAATCCCCTTCTATGAAGGTTTGCCGCGTTTGTCTCTGAAAACTCCAGCTCGTTCAGATTTATGAAGACTCCTTCTATTTCGTCAAGTTTTCTGATCAAATTTATTATTCTATCCTCCCAGCCAGGCACTGCTGGAATCTCTATCCCCGCATCCAGTCCTACGCCTATAGCCTTTACAACAGGCTCTGAAGTTAAGAGATGAAATCTAACTTCATCGATTCCGGCTTCTTTCATCTTTTTGAGTTTTTCGCGAGAAACATCCTCACAAAGGTAGACATGAATGTGGTGTTCTTTCCCAAATTTTTCTTTCAGGAGCTTGGAGTATCTAAGCATTCTTCGAAATCTGAGCATCGGGTCCCCACCGGTTATACCGGTACCAAGCGCGTCCATTTCCTCGGCCTCGGCAACGATATCTCTCCAGCTTCTGACAAGTCTCTCGTTCGCATAGACTACGTCTTTCTGTCTTCTCTTTTCGGAAAGAGGACAGTAGAAACATCTCCTTCTGCATAATCCCGTCAAGAAGAGGACGAGCTTGGCTCCTTGGAGACAGAGATCACATCCAAGGGGCAGGTTTCCAACGACGAATCCTCCGCCTTCAGTGTCTTTAAGCTTCCGCATTTTCTCCCAATCCTTTTTTATACCCCTAAGACCATTACTTTTAGGTAAATATGTCTAAGGTAAAAATCGAAGTCCAGAACATTGTTTTGTCCGTCATATACCCAAACACAGAGTTTGATCTTGAAAAATTAGCCCGCACGTTGGAAGATGCTAGATATGATCCTGAAGTTTTTCCCGGAATAGCCTATAAATCTGAAGACCCACCGGCATCTTTTCTGATTTTCGCCTCCGGAAAAATGAACTGTGTTGGGGCGAAAAGCATGAAAGACGCCAAGCTCGCTATAGAAAAGTTGACAAAGAAGCTGAAAGCGAGTGGGGCGAAAATAAAAG
This region of Candidatus Hadarchaeales archaeon genomic DNA includes:
- a CDS encoding radical SAM protein, coding for MRKLKDTEGGGFVVGNLPLGCDLCLQGAKLVLFLTGLCRRRCFYCPLSEKRRQKDVVYANERLVRSWRDIVAEAEEMDALGTGITGGDPMLRFRRMLRYSKLLKEKFGKEHHIHVYLCEDVSREKLKKMKEAGIDEVRFHLLTSEPVVKAIGVGLDAGIEIPAVPGWEDRIINLIRKLDEIEGVFINLNELEFSETNAANLHRRGFRLREDSAVAAEGSRECALTVAKWGAKNATLTIHYCSSIVKDSVQLRKRLIRKAFNVAKPHEEVNEDGLLFKGIITGLKTQELTEVHKYLMRKYRLKQDEIYLNREKKRIELHWRLAEKLAKLEKNLKFALVEEYPTQDRLETTFFPL
- a CDS encoding TATA-box-binding protein yields the protein MSKVKIEVQNIVLSVIYPNTEFDLEKLARTLEDARYDPEVFPGIAYKSEDPPASFLIFASGKMNCVGAKSMKDAKLAIEKLTKKLKASGAKIKGPPKVQVQNIVSSFDFFREFDLEAIARSFDNTEYEPEVFPGLVFRLDDPKVVILLFVSGKGVCAGAKTMAEIKRTAEKMDRLLGNKFSAKV